A region from the Simiduia sp. 21SJ11W-1 genome encodes:
- a CDS encoding flagellar hook-length control protein FliK: MSLNVSSFSSLGVLLGVGQKARAEARGFNETFRKAQNPGAENPTRQTDAALPAAKQPSAEQKAARAEPEATAANAQKTNQPSHNNRPVQEPAPHNQAAGNEQQKTADQGPAEAPENPAGEGVTTEPQIQQMLTPLEQAAAGVGVSLALVGPSGATALAGDTGLSAPHILSSTAQPTGLLSANPAGLPLGVEQGVLNGASTAVDLEPVLAGSTQGLASVNWLAGAQSQRQVLTGAQGSLDAGALGESTAFDALESELLHMKTAGAKEPQAGVVKVNALMQPAANTLNVNLLAEAKLLDNKILEQGLSTDLKAGALQEAGARPLANGLLLNAGAQAQPQKPLPITVPVNQPNWGQAAGERVLWMISSKLQTADIQLDPPELGPLQVKVHVNNDQVSLTFVSPHAHVREALDFQALRLREMLEGQGLNLVDVDVSDQSFQSQQEQAGSDAQHQGGAESDPHEAEPVLSSISGVSLQLIDAFA, encoded by the coding sequence ATGTCTTTGAATGTGTCGAGCTTTTCCAGCCTGGGTGTATTGTTAGGTGTGGGCCAGAAGGCGCGGGCTGAGGCCCGCGGTTTTAACGAAACCTTTCGGAAAGCACAAAACCCTGGGGCAGAAAATCCCACCCGCCAAACCGACGCAGCCCTGCCAGCCGCCAAGCAACCATCCGCTGAACAAAAAGCGGCCCGCGCCGAGCCAGAAGCTACAGCGGCTAACGCACAAAAAACCAATCAGCCAAGCCACAATAACCGCCCAGTGCAAGAGCCCGCGCCCCACAACCAAGCGGCCGGCAACGAGCAACAAAAAACCGCTGACCAAGGCCCCGCCGAAGCGCCGGAAAATCCAGCCGGCGAGGGAGTCACCACTGAACCCCAGATCCAGCAAATGCTCACACCGCTCGAACAAGCAGCCGCGGGCGTCGGCGTTAGTTTGGCTTTGGTTGGCCCAAGTGGTGCAACAGCGCTTGCCGGTGATACTGGCTTGAGCGCGCCACACATCTTAAGCAGTACCGCACAGCCAACTGGCCTGTTAAGCGCCAATCCTGCTGGCTTGCCCTTGGGGGTTGAGCAAGGTGTGCTGAATGGTGCAAGCACTGCCGTGGATCTTGAGCCGGTGTTGGCTGGCAGCACGCAGGGCTTGGCCTCTGTGAATTGGCTTGCAGGCGCGCAAAGTCAACGGCAGGTGTTAACCGGTGCGCAAGGGTCCCTAGACGCGGGCGCACTCGGTGAGTCAACCGCGTTTGATGCCCTTGAGAGCGAGTTGCTGCATATGAAAACGGCCGGTGCCAAGGAGCCGCAGGCCGGTGTGGTAAAAGTGAACGCGCTCATGCAGCCGGCAGCCAATACGCTGAACGTCAATTTGTTGGCAGAGGCCAAGTTGCTGGATAACAAGATTCTGGAACAGGGTCTGTCCACAGACCTCAAGGCCGGCGCCCTGCAAGAAGCTGGCGCCCGCCCGCTTGCAAATGGCCTTTTACTCAATGCGGGCGCTCAGGCCCAGCCTCAAAAACCCTTGCCCATTACTGTGCCGGTTAATCAGCCCAACTGGGGGCAGGCCGCGGGAGAGCGGGTGCTGTGGATGATTTCCAGTAAGCTGCAAACCGCAGATATCCAGTTAGACCCACCAGAGCTCGGGCCTTTGCAGGTAAAGGTTCACGTCAATAACGATCAGGTGAGCCTGACCTTTGTGAGCCCCCACGCCCATGTGCGTGAGGCACTGGATTTCCAGGCGCTGAGGCTTCGGGAAATGCTTGAAGGGCAGGGCCTGAACCTGGTGGATGTGGATGTCTCAGACCAGTCGTTTCAATCTCAGCAAGAGCAGGCAGGCAGCGATGCGCAACACCAGGGCGGCGCTGAGTCAGATCCTCACGAGGCCGAACCCGTGCTGAGCAGTATCAGCGGGGTAAGCCTGCAGTTAATTGATGCCTTTGCCTGA